A DNA window from Carassius gibelio isolate Cgi1373 ecotype wild population from Czech Republic chromosome A6, carGib1.2-hapl.c, whole genome shotgun sequence contains the following coding sequences:
- the rgs8 gene encoding regulator of G-protein signaling 8, which translates to MKTRLGCLSNKSDSCSDFSEFLPPAQERSTRYLKLSTDEVTRWADSFDTLLSNKYGLAAFRTFLKSEFSDENIEFWLACEDYKKIKSPAKMMSKANKIYKEFIEVHAPREVNIDHRTREETKQRLLDPTPNSLNEVQAKVYSLMEKDSYHRFIRSKIYQDLLNRTQIYCQRKSV; encoded by the exons ATGAAAACTAGACTAGGTTGCCTGTCTAACAAATCAGACTCATGCAGCGATTTTTCAGAATTCCTGCCTCCTGCTCAGGAGAGATCCACAAGATACTTGAA GTTATCTACAGATGAAGTGACCAGATGGGCTGATTCATTTGACACTCTGCTGTCCAATAAGT ATGGTTTGGCAGCATTTAGAACCTTCCTCAAATCAGAGTTCAGTGATGAAAACATTGAGTTCTGGTTGGCTTGTGAGGACTATAAAAAGATCAAATCCCCTGCTAAGATGATGTCTAAGGCCAATAAGATCTACAAGGAATTTATTGAAGTTCATGCTCCCAGAGAG GTTAACATAGACCACAGGACCAGAGAGGAAACCAAACAGAGGCTTCTGGATCCAACTCCCAACAGTCTCAATGAAGTCCAAGCTAAAGTGTACAGCCTCATGGAGAAAGACTCCTATCATCGGTTTATAAGATCAAAGATCTATCAGGACTTACTGAACAGGACACAGATATACTGTCAGAGGAAATCTGTTTAA